A single genomic interval of Camelina sativa cultivar DH55 chromosome 11, Cs, whole genome shotgun sequence harbors:
- the LOC109127414 gene encoding uncharacterized protein LOC109127414, whose translation MDVKSAFLNGILQDEVYVEQPKGFENSQHPEHVYRLKKALYGLKQIYVDDIVFGSTCQPLVKQFVESMSQEFEMSMVGELRYFLGLQVEQSADVIFVSQSTYAKELVQRFGLDKSKEAKIPMGANDKLSKEEEGEDVDERLYKGMIGSLLYLTASRPDICLSLGICACYHAKPKMLHLLAVKKIIKYIKGTLDFGIYYTKDTNTSLSGYCDADWAGFVDDRRSTSGDCFFMGNNLISWHNKKQNSVSLSTAEAEYIALGSCCTQLLWMRQMASDYGMESDPLLIHCDNLSAINISKNHVQHSRTKHIDIRHHFVRVLVEAKLIEIDHVSIDLQLTDLFTKPLDFNRFVNLRKSIGVCEF comes from the exons atggatgttaaaagtgCCTTTCTAAATGGAATACTGCAAGATGAGGTTTATGTTGAGCAACCAAAGGGCTTTGAGAACTCGCAGCACCCTGAGCATGTTTATCGACTAAAGAAAGCTCTGTATGGTCTAAAGCAG atctatgtggatgatattgTCTTTGGCTCCACGTGTCAGCCGCTTgtaaaacagtttgtggaaaGCATGTCTCAGGAGTTCGAAatgagtatggtgggagagctAAGGTACTTTTTGGGATTGCAAGTTGAACAATCAGCTGATGTGATCTTTGTTTCTCAAAGTACTTATGCTAAGGAGCTTGTACAACGCTTTGGCTTGGATAAGAGTAAAGAAGCAAAGATCCCAATGGGCGCAAACGACAAACTctccaaggaagaagaaggggagGATGTAGATGAGAGACTATACAAAGGAATGATTGGAAGTTTGTTGTATTTGACTGCTAGTCGGCCAGACATATGTCTGTCATTAGGGATTTGTGCATGTTATCATGCCAAGCCTAAGATGTTGCATTTATTGGCTgtaaagaagatcatcaagtacatcaaagggaCATTGGACTTTGGCATCTATTATACCAAGGATACCAACACCAGTCTGAGTggatattgtgatgctgattgggcaggtTTTGTGGATGATCGTCGTAGCACAAGTGGAGATTGCTTCTTCATGGGCAACAATCTTATCTCATGgcacaacaagaaacaaaacagtgtCTCTCTATCAACTGCTGAAGCTGAGTACATTGCGCTAGGAAGCTGTTGCACACAACTTCTGTGGATGCGACAAATGGCCTCTGATTATGGTATGGAATCTGATCctcttttaattcattgtgataacTTGAGCgcaataaatatttcaaagaatCATGTTCAGCATTCACGAACCAAACATATAgatattagacaccactttgttcGTGTACTAGTTGAGGCGAAACTGATCGAGATTGACCACGTGAGCATTGATTTGCAGTTAACTGATTTGTTTACCAAACCTCTGGACTTCAACAGATTTGTAAATCTGAGGAAGTCCATTGGTGTTTGTGAGTTCTAA
- the LOC104725405 gene encoding uncharacterized protein LOC104725405, whose protein sequence is MQARFELDEDWQRISVIHQMGHLWRSHKSVTVKAINLAANNQERMNLRPPNIGPVDWQKFVKLKTSAAFKAVSEKYKAKRKNQIPHTTSRKGISRLTEEMKAESEDPSSVTRLDVWIKSRTKKDGTPVDTNAADLIQKAAEIGGSDAPAFLTNPDEDHLAKLLGPDNSGRLRAMGRGMSKTKLACLQMQSKCMAEMEERQVKLVKQVNALESELGRIKNQRPEAEMDENSAARVTYSYFFSYQLSDSS, encoded by the exons ATGCAGGCAAGGTTTGAGCTTGATGAAGATTGGCAAAGGATATCTGTGATTCACCAGATGGGACATTTGTGGCGATCACACAAGTCTGTCACGGTGAAGGCTATAAATTTGGCTGCAAATAACCAAGAGAGGATGAATTTGAGACCACCAAATATTGGTCCTGTTGATTGGCAAAAATTTGTCAAACTCAAAACTAGTGCTGCATTTAAG GCCGTGAGtgagaaatataaagcaaaaagaaagaatcagataCCTCACACCACTAGTCGTAAAGGGATCAGCAGACTAACAGAAGAAATG AAAGCTGAAAGTGAAGATCCTTCCAGCGTGACAAGACTAGATGTTTGGATCAAGTCTCGCACCAAAAAGGATGGTACACCAGTAGATACGAATGCAGCTGATTTGATT CAAAAAGCAGCTGAAATTGGTGGAAGTGATGCTccagcatttttaacaaatccagATGAAGATCACCTCGCCAAGCTTTTAGGACCTGACAATTCTGGTAGGCTGAGGGCAATGGGTAGAGGCATGAGTAAGACCAAATTAGCTTGTTTACAAATGCAGAGCAAGTGTATGGCTGAAATGGAAGAGCGGcaagtaaaattagtaaaacaggTCAATGCCTTGGAAAGTGAACTTGGCAGAATCAAGAATCAG agaccagaagctgaaatggatgaaaactcagctgcaagagtaacatattcttacttcttttcatatcagctaagtgattcttcttag
- the LOC104728727 gene encoding uncharacterized protein LOC104728727 — protein sequence MTETESVADYSSRLRGIAQESVVLGKRYKDKKLVKKFLRSLPDKFQPHMSAIDVSLNSDELKYNKVVGMMQAFEMQLKKKEKMNAKSFALKAAEEQKLVESQELEHEEKVGLLVKKYFCKMERGQRKGTPSLASADSAKGFRKNEKSERQCAECEGYGHYKAECPNNKRKHSLQCYGCKGFGHTKTDCPSQGNNQKSYITWSESDSHEEDNKSEILNNFVALLGVIEEDEEDEVMLLQKDIDKKIESDSDGEEAGLSMEDQISFLIQPIVQKTQDNSELFAERNTLQMNIAMFSKELSEEKAKSLRLEKQLEEQLKSIRMLSKGTKDLDFLLSTGQSSTAKWGLGYQGINSDKSTQFVKAQNSEPKLKAQPVAPNGFHNQVPKVTLHPRQMFMQCEMPGRQLYGPQSYPHAAQRPVGLSRRKGCWYCGHLNHYKAQCLKFQNRVTNLVQNGSFYPTVRRVREGFVRKDDLYCHVAHAANRTEVEQATWSFDSGCSRHMTGALKNWSHIEDVAAGRVTFGDGGKGTIRGKGATSGDTQPQMNDVFLVDGLKANLISVSQLCDEGLDVTFTKKDCKAVDQQGSVKLRGKRSGNNC from the coding sequence ATGACTGAAACCGAATCTGTGGCGGATTATAGTAGCCGGTTGAGGGGTATTGCTCAAGAGTCTGTCGTTTTGGGTAAACGATACAAGGACAAGAAACTGGTCAAGAAATTCCTTAGAAGTTTACCTGACAAGTTTCAACCGCACATGTCTGCAATTGATGTGTCTCTTAATTCTGATGAGCTCAAGTACAATAAGGTTGTTGGGATGATGCAGGCGTTTGAGATgcaactaaagaagaaagagaaaatgaatgcTAAGTCATTTGCTCTTAAAGCTGCAGAAGAACAGAAGCTTGTTGAATCGCAGGAGCTTGAGCACGAAGAGAAGGTTGGTCTGTTGGTTAAGAAGTATTTTTGCAAGATGGAAAGAGGTCAGCGGAAGGGAACTCCATCACTTGCAAGTGCAGATTCTGCCAAGGGGTTCAGGAAGAATGAAAAGTCAGAACGCCAGTGTGCTGAGTGTGAAGGATATGGTCATTACAAGGCTGAATGTCCAAACAACAAACGGAAGCACTCACTGCAATGTTATGGATGCAAAGGTTTTGGTCATACCAAGACTGATTGTCCCTCCCAAGGAAATAATCAGAAGTCCTACATCACATGGAGTGAAAGTGATTCTCatgaagaagataacaaaagtGAAATTTTGAACAACTTTGTGGCTCTGCTGGGAGTAatcgaggaagatgaagaagatgaagttatgTTGTTGCAAAAAGACATTGACAAGAAAATTGAGTCAGACTCAGATGGGGAGGAGGCTGGCCTGTCAATGGAAGATCAAATAAGTTTTCTTATTCAACCGATTGTGCAAAAGACTCAAGATAACAGTGAGTTGTTTGCCGAAAGAAATACGCTTCAGATGAACATTGCAATGTTTTCTAAGGAACTGAGTGAAGAAAAAGCCAAGTCTCTGCGTCTTGAGAAGCAATTGGAAGAACAGCTGAAGAGCATCAGGATGTTGAGTAAAGGAACTAAAGATCTGGACTTCTTGCTCAGTACTGGACAATCAAGCACTGCAAAGTGGGGTCTGGGTTATCAAGGAATCAACTCTGACAAGTCCACACAGTTTGTTAAAGCGCAGAACTCTGAGCCAAAACTCAAAGCACAACCTGTTGCACCAAACGGATTTCATAATCAGGTCCCTAAGGTAACCTTGCATCCCAGGCAGATGTTTATGCAGTGTGAGATGCCGGGGAGACAGTTGTATGGTCCACAAAGCTATCCCCATGCTGCTCAGCGACCTGTTGGTCTCAGCAGGAGAAAAGGATGCTGGTACTGTGGTCATCTAAATCACTACAAGGCCCAGTGCTTGAAGTTTCAGAATCGTGTGACAAATCTAGTGCAGAATGGTAGCTTCTACCCAACTGTTAGAAGAGTTAGGGAAGGGTTTGTTAGAAAAGATGATCTCTATTGTCATGTTGCACACGCAGCAAATAGAACTGAAGTTGAACAGGCCACGTGGTCTTTTGACAGCGGATGCTCCAGACACATGACAGGGGCTCTCAAAAATTGGTCTCACATAGAAGATGTTGCTGCTGGAAGAGTCACGTTTGGAGATGGAGGAAAGGGGACAATTCGAGGGAAGGGTGCAACTAGTGGTGACACTCAACCCCAAATGAATGATGTGTTCCTGGTAGATGGATTGAAGGCCAATCTGATCAGTGTCAGTCAACTGTGTGATGAGGGCTTAGATGTTACTTTCACCAAGAAGGATTGCAAAGCTGTTGATCAACAAGGGTCTGTCAAACTCAGAGGTAAACGATCTGGGAATAATTGCTAA
- the LOC104725406 gene encoding uncharacterized protein LOC104725406 isoform X1: MMLTSDIKLLKRAWRNEKAAPGILQYEGALVERAKEQNELVIEKFLFHNLKSEEAERRLPEQDKVFATRLFLHISKIQRQLLKESYLCAWGNDAADEVENYFQTPS; this comes from the exons ATGATGTTAACATCGGACATTAAGCTATTGAAGAGGGCGTGGCGTAACGAGAAAGCGGCGCCGGGGATACTTCAGTACGAAGGAGCTCTTGTTGAAAGAGCCAAAGAGCAGAACGAGTTAGTG ATAGAGAAGTTTTTGTTCCACAACCTCAAGTCAGAAGAAGCTGAAAGACGGCTTCCTgagcaagacaaggtgtttGCTACAAGGTTATTCTTACATATAAGCAAG ATACAGAGGCAGTTGTTGAAAGAAAGTTATCTTTGCGCTTGGGGCAATGATGCAGCTGATGAGGTTGAAAACTATTTCCAAACCCCTTCATAG
- the LOC104725406 gene encoding uncharacterized protein LOC104725406 isoform X2: MMLTSDIKLLKRAWRNEKAAPGILQYEGALVERAKEQNELVIEKFLFHNLKSEEAERRLPEQDKVFATRLFLHISKRQLLKESYLCAWGNDAADEVENYFQTPS, translated from the exons ATGATGTTAACATCGGACATTAAGCTATTGAAGAGGGCGTGGCGTAACGAGAAAGCGGCGCCGGGGATACTTCAGTACGAAGGAGCTCTTGTTGAAAGAGCCAAAGAGCAGAACGAGTTAGTG ATAGAGAAGTTTTTGTTCCACAACCTCAAGTCAGAAGAAGCTGAAAGACGGCTTCCTgagcaagacaaggtgtttGCTACAAGGTTATTCTTACATATAAGCAAG AGGCAGTTGTTGAAAGAAAGTTATCTTTGCGCTTGGGGCAATGATGCAGCTGATGAGGTTGAAAACTATTTCCAAACCCCTTCATAG
- the LOC104728729 gene encoding universal stress protein PHOS34-like has product MASGSDQRVVVVGVDDSAHSYHALETALDLFFIPFKANPQFKLVVVHARPTATSFLGVAGPETVHIIPMVKQDFRPGHSTAELVKKKCAEVCSAKSVEIASSEVIEGDPRNIMLEAVERHHACVLVLGSHGYGAVKRVFLGSVSDYLAHHAHCSVMIVKKPKAKPTSTEQH; this is encoded by the exons ATGGCTAGTGGAAGTGATCAGCGTGTGGTGGTCGTAGGAGTAGATGATTCAGCACATAGTTACCATGCACTCGAGACGGCTCTCGATCTCTTCTTCATACCTTTCAAGGCCAACCCACAATTCAAACTTGTCGTTGTTCACGCCCGACCAACAGCGACCTCCTTCCTCGGGGTTGCTGGTCCCGAAACGGTACATATAATACCAATGGTGAAACAAGAttttaggcctgggcattcg ACTGCTGAACTGGTTAAGAAGAAGTGCGCCGAAGTATGCTCGGCTAAATCCGTTGAGATCGCGTCTTCGGAAGTGATTGAAGGAGATCCGAGGAATATAATGTTGGAAGCCGTGGAGAGACATCATGCGTGTGTTCTTGTCCTTGGTAGCCATGGCTATGGAGCTGTCAAGAGGGTGTTTTTGGGGAGCGTAAGTGACTATTTAGCTCATCACGCACATTGCTCCGTGATGATCGTCAAGAAGCCCAAGGCTAAACCTACTTCTACTGAACAACACTAA
- the LOC104728730 gene encoding DNA (cytosine-5)-methyltransferase 1-like: protein YYSQETYVLRPGDIERKCEVRKKNDMPLCREYPISDHIFFCELFFDSSKGSLKQLPANMKLKFSTIKDDTLLRKKKGKGVESETESGIVKPDEPPKEMRLATLDIFAGCGGLSQGLEKAGVSDTKWAIEYEEPAGQAFRQNHPESTVFVDNCNVILRAIMEKGGDQEDCVSTKEANELAAKLDEDQKSTLPMPGQVDFINGGPPCQGFSGMNRFNQSSWSKVQCEMILAFLSFADYFRPRYFLLENVRTFVSFNKGQTFQLTLASLLEMGYQVRFGILEAGAYGVSQSRKRAFIWAAAPEEVLPEWPEPMHVFGVPKLKIPLSKGLYYAAVRSTAFGAPFRPITVRDTIGDLPPVENGESRTNKEYKAEAVSWFQKEIRGSMIALTDHICKEMNEINLIRCKTIPKRPGADWRDLPNEKVKLSTGQVVEMIPWCLPNTAKRHNQWKGLFGRLDWQGNFPTSITDPQPMGKVGMCFHPEQDRILTVRECARSQGFPDSYEFSGNIIHKHRQIGNAVPPPLAFALGRKLKEALHLKKSLQQQP from the exons TACTACAGCCAGGAAACATATGTTCTCCGTCCAGGAGATATAGAGCGAAAATGTgaagtaagaaagaaaaatgatatGCCCTTATGCCGCGAATATCCAATATCAGATCATATTTTCTTCTGCGAACTTTTCTTTGATTCCTCCAAAGGTTCTCTCAAGCAG TTGCCCGCCAATATGAAGCTGAAGTTCTCGACTATTAAGGACGACACACttctaagaaagaaaaagggaaagggAGTAGAGAGTGAAACTGAGTCTGGGATTGTCAAGCCTGATGAGCCACCTAAAGAGATGCGTTTGGCTACTCTAGATATATTTGCTGGTTGTGGTGGCCTGTCTCAGGGACTGGAAAAGGCTG GTGTATCTGATACAAAGTGGGCAATTGAGTATGAAGAGCCAGCTGGGCAGGCTTTTAGACAAAATCATCCTGAGTCAACAGTTTTTGTTGACAACTGCAATGTGATTCTTAG GGCTATAATGGAGAAAGGTGGAGATCAAGAGGATTGTGTCTCTACTAAGGAGGCCAATGAACTCGCAGCTAAACTTGATGAGGACCAGAAGAGTACTCTGCCAATGCCTGGTCAAGTGGACTTCATCAACGGAGGACCTCCGTGTCAG GGCTTTTCTGGGATGAACAGATTCAACCAAAGCTCCTGGAGTAAAGTTCAATGTGAAATGATATTAGCATTCTTGTCATTTGCTGATTATTTCCGGCCAAGGTATTTTCTTCTGGAAAACGTGAGGACCTTTGTTTCATTCAATAAAGGGCAGACATTTCAGCTTACTTTGGCTTCCCTTCTCGAAATGGGTTACCAG GTGAGATTTGGTATCCTGGAGGCTGGTGCATATGGAGTATCCCAATCTCGTAAAAGAGCTTTCATCTGGGCAGCTGCGCCCGAAGAAGTTCTCCCAGAATGGCCTGAACCGATGCATGTCTTTGGTGTTCCGAAGTTGAAAATCCCTCTATCCAAAGGCTTATATTATGCTGCTGTTCGTAGTACTGCATTTGGTGCACCTTTCCGCCCGATCACCGTGAGAGACACAATTGGTGATCTTCCACCAGTAGAAAACGGAGAATCCAGGACAAACAAAGAG TATAAAGCTGAAGCAGTCTCGTGGTTCCAAAAGGAGATAAGAGGGAGCATGATTGCTCTCACTGATCATATATGCAAGGAGATGAATGAAATAAACCTCATTCGATGTAAGACAATCCCAAAGAGGCCAGGTGCTGATTGGCGTGACCTGCCAAATGAAAAG GTAAAGCTATCAACTGGGCAGGTGGTAGAAATGATTCCCTGGTGTCTGCCAAACACAGCTAAGCGCCACAACCAGTGGAAGGGACTCTTTGGGAGACTAGACTGGCAAGGCAATTTTCCGACTTCCATTACCGATCCTCAGCCCATGGGCAAGGTGGGAATGTGCTTCCATCCTGAACAGGACAGAATCCTCACAGTCCGTGAATGCGCCCGATCTCAG GGGTTTCCGGATAGCTATGAGTTCTCAGGGAACATAATACACAAGCATAGGCAGATTGGGAATGCAGTCCCTCCACCATTGGCGTTTGCTCTTGGTCGTAAGCTCAAAGAAGCCCTACATCTCAAGAAGTCTCTTCAACAACAACCCTAA
- the LOC104725410 gene encoding uncharacterized protein LOC104725410 — MSNKNNKTPIFPMLHSQHFSDYGFDPQIHYFQVLEEAKKHKSSIDTSQFKLQKPISKDDLIRTTLHNKNKNKKRWLWCKNALFFFKCRKWPISRCSGGDNNNEFDDRTSDDDVHIARARNFRAGSISGPVYVTESWSGSSTPYRTMTTTSAVHQYLSLRELNMERQQRITTSSSSSMSGPIYLVT; from the exons ATGtctaacaaaaacaacaaaactccaATTTTCCCAATGCTCCATTCTCAACATTTCAGTGATTATGGCTTCGATCCCCAGATCCATTACTTTCAG GTTttggaagaagcaaagaagcacAAGTCCTCCATTGACACGTCTCAGTTCAAGCTTCAGAAACCTATATCGAAAGACGATTTGATCCGGACCACTCttcacaacaagaacaagaacaagaagcgtTGGTTATGGTGCAAGAAcgctttgttcttcttcaagtgTCGGAAATGGCCAATCTCACGATGCTCCGGTGGAGACAACAATAATGAGTTTGACGACCGTACTAGCGACGACGACGTTCACATTGCTAGAGCTAGGAACTTTAGAGCCGGTTCGATATCTGGTCCGGTTTACGTGACGGAGAGCTGGAGCGGTTCGAGCACACCGTACCGAACGATGACTACGACGTCGGCGGTTCATCAGTATTTGAGTCTACGGGAGCTTAATATGGAGCGGCAACAGAGGATCACtacctcttcttcatcttctatgTCCGGTCCTATTTACTTGGTCACGTGA